The Pleuronectes platessa chromosome 11, fPlePla1.1, whole genome shotgun sequence genome includes a window with the following:
- the LOC128451182 gene encoding protein max isoform X2 encodes MSENDDIDVDSDADKRAHHNALERKRRDHIKDSFHSLRESVPELQGEKASRAQILDKATEYIQYMRRKNHTHQQDIDDLKKQNVLLEQQVRALEKAKGNTQLQTSYSSDSSMYTNRKGSAVSAFDGGSDSSSESEPDEPPNRKKLRAEPS; translated from the exons GCAGACAAGCGAGCACATCACAACGCGCTGGAGCGCAAACGCAGGGACCACATTAAAGACAGCTTTCACAGTTTACGAGAGTCTGTGCCTGAATTGCAAGGGGAGAAg GCCTCCCGAGCACAGATTCTAGACAAAGCTACCGAGTACATCCAGTACATGAGGCGGAAAAACCATACCCACCAGCAAGACATCGATGACTTGAAGAAGCAGAACGTTCTGCTGGAGCAGCAGG TTCGAGCCCTGGAGAAGGCCAAGGGGAACACTCAGCTCCAGACCAGCTACTCTTCCGACAGCAGCATGTATACAAACCGCAAAGGGAGCGCAGTGTCCGCCTTCGACGGCGGCTCTGACTCCAGCTCTGAATCGGAGCCAGACGAGCCGCCCAACCGAAAGAAGCTTCGCGCTGAGCCCAGCTAG
- the gpx2 gene encoding glutathione peroxidase 2, with translation MTFIAKTFYDLKATKLEGDSVDFNVFRGRVVLIENVASLUGTTTRDFRELNQLQSKYPHRLVVLGFPCNQFGYQENCSNGEILSSLQHVRPGGGFQAGFTMFEKCDVNGTNTHPVFAYLKDKLPYPDDDPKSFMQDPKFLVWSPVCRTDVSWNFEKFLIGPEGEPFKRYSKIFPTIDIEPDIQRLLRLTKN, from the exons ATGACTTTCATCGCCAAGACCTTCTACGACCTGAAGGCCACCAAGCTGGAGGGCGACTCGGTGGACTTCAACGTGTTCCGGGGACGAGTGGTGCTCATCGAGAACGTGGCCTCGCTCTGAGGCACCACCACCCGGGACTTCCGCGAGCTCAACCAACTTCAGAGCAAGTACCCCCATCGGCTGGTGGTCCTGGGTTTCCCCTGTAACCAGTTTGGATATCAG GAGAACTGCTCCAACGGCGAGATCCTGAGCTCCCTGCAGCATGTGCGTCCAGGCGGCGGCTTTCAGGCCGGCTTCACCATGTTTGAGAAGTGTGACGTCAATGGAACAAACACGCATCCCGTGTTTGCCTATCTGAAGGACAAGCTCCCCTACCCCGACGACGACCCCAAATCCTTCATGCAGGACCCCAAGTTTCTGGTTTGGAGTCCTGTCTGCAGGACGGACGTGTCTTGGAACTTTGAGAAATTCCTCATCGGGCCTGAAGGAGAGCCCTTCAAGAGATACAGCAAAATCTTCCCCACCATTGACATCGAGCCCGACATTCAGAGATTGTTAAGATTAACTAAGAACTAA
- the LOC128450948 gene encoding ras-related protein Rab-15, with amino-acid sequence MAKQYDVLFRLLMLGDSGVGKTCMLRRFTDSEFDPSHISTIGVDFKMKTLEIDGLKVRVQIWDTAGQERYQTITKQYYRRAQGIIFVYDITNQAAFQHIAKWASDVEEYAPNQVQRILVGNKCDEELRRQVTTEQGSKLAETYEMEFFETSASTSNNIRESFTRLTELVLQAHKRDTDHLLSSLDDYLEKVALEDEGSKDTDENVQRSCAC; translated from the exons ATGGCCAAACAGTACGACGTGTTGTTCCGGCTGCTCATGCTCGGAGACTCTGGGGTGGGGAAGACGTGCATGCTGCGCAGGTTCACCGACAGTGAGTTTGACCCGTCACACATCTCCACCATCG gCGTCGATTTTAAGATGAAAACACTAGAAATAGATGGACTGAAGGTGCGAGTACAGATATG GGACACGGCCGGTCAGGAGCGTTATCAGACCATTACCAAACAGTACTACAGACGAGCACAG GGTATCATCTTTGTGTACGACATCACCAACCAGGCAGCCTTTCAGCACATTGCCAAGTGGGCCAGCGATGTGGAAGAA TATGCACCCAACCAGGTGCAGAGGATCCTGGTAGGAAACAAGTGTGATGAGGAGCTAAGGAGGCAGGTGACAACGGAACAAGGAAGCAAG CTTGCAGAAACCTATGAGATGGAATTCTTTGAAACCAGTGCTTCCACCAGCAATAACATCAGAGAG TCCTTCACTCGTCTGACGGAGCTGGTGTTGCAGGCGCACAAGAGAGACACGGACCACTTGTTGTCGTCCCTGGACGATTATCTAGAGAAGGTCGCTCTGGAGGACGAGGGGAGTAAAGATACGGACGAAAACGTTCAGAGGAGTTGTGCCTGTTAG
- the LOC128451182 gene encoding protein max isoform X1 yields MSENDDIDVDSDADKRAHHNALERKRRDHIKDSFHSLRESVPELQGEKSSVKQASRAQILDKATEYIQYMRRKNHTHQQDIDDLKKQNVLLEQQVRALEKAKGNTQLQTSYSSDSSMYTNRKGSAVSAFDGGSDSSSESEPDEPPNRKKLRAEPS; encoded by the exons GCAGACAAGCGAGCACATCACAACGCGCTGGAGCGCAAACGCAGGGACCACATTAAAGACAGCTTTCACAGTTTACGAGAGTCTGTGCCTGAATTGCAAGGGGAGAAg AGCTCTGTTAAACAGGCCTCCCGAGCACAGATTCTAGACAAAGCTACCGAGTACATCCAGTACATGAGGCGGAAAAACCATACCCACCAGCAAGACATCGATGACTTGAAGAAGCAGAACGTTCTGCTGGAGCAGCAGG TTCGAGCCCTGGAGAAGGCCAAGGGGAACACTCAGCTCCAGACCAGCTACTCTTCCGACAGCAGCATGTATACAAACCGCAAAGGGAGCGCAGTGTCCGCCTTCGACGGCGGCTCTGACTCCAGCTCTGAATCGGAGCCAGACGAGCCGCCCAACCGAAAGAAGCTTCGCGCTGAGCCCAGCTAG